The sequence caaggtgggcgcactagaaggtgatatctatgaaagaccaatctgcttcaatgaatttttcagttgctgtcgtcagaaaactctagctagctggcagaatacatggaatagtggaactctgggacgatggttacactcaataatcccacaggtatcgacgaaagcttggttccgggggttagacgtgagccgagactttattcgtgtaatgtcaaggctcatgtctaatcattataaagggtgattttttaagagcttgagaacttttttaaacaataaaacgcataaaatttgcaaaatctcatcggttctttattttaaacgttagattggtacatgacatttactttttgaagataatttcatttaaatgttgaccgcggctgcgtcttaggtggtccattcggaaaatccgcttttttatcgacaaattttgttcagcgatgaggctcatttctggttgaatggctacgtaaataagcaaaattgccgcatttggagtgaagagcaaccagaagccgttcaagaactgcccatgcatcccgaaaaatgcactgtttggtgtggtttgtacgctggtggaatcattggaccgtattttttcaaagatgctgttggacgcaacgttacagtgaatggcgatcgctatcgttcgatgctaacaaactttttgttgccaaaaatggaagaactgaacttggttgacatgtggtttcaacaagatggcgctacatgccacacagctcgcgattctatggccattttgagggaaaacttcggagaacaattcatctcaagaaatggaccggtaagttggccaccaagatcatgcgatttgacgcctttagactattttttgtggggctacgtcaagtctaaagtctacagaaataagccagtaactattccagctttggaaaacaacatttccgaagaaattcgggctattccggccgaaatgctcgaaaaagttgcccaaaattggactttccgaatggaccacctaagacgcagccgcggtcaacatttaaatgaaattatcttcaaaaagtaaatgtcatgtaccaatctaacgtttaaaataaagaaccgatgagattttgcaaattttatgcgttttattgtttaaaaaagttctcaagctcttaaaaaatcaccctttatgttcagcgcgcatctccgtcgtgtggggctcgctgagagtggtgtctgcgtttgcggtgagggttatcatgacatcgaacatgttgtttggacatgtgtcgagtattgtgatgccaggtcccaactcataggttcccttcgggcccgaggtataccacccttcgtaccagtccgcgacgtcttggcaactcgaaatcttccttatatgactctcatctataacttcttgaaaactatcaatgctcaaatttagtgctctccctatctctttctcgtctacagctctaccgcactcttctttacgttgctggaagtatggcctgtgtaaacgatgcttcggagcatgcacctgccttgaactgactgagttgctggaagctacccaaaaacgtcacatcaacgtcagaacacaccaacgaagcatcccaatccagaataatctcttcattgctacaagctgaaaaacatgaagattcatcgaacgcaaaatgtgtctaaaagatgtatgccacaaaccaatgatgtattcaaatttcaattcaatactgtgtaggtcccaccctccctatgtccccttactaactggggagtatgccgccccgtaatacggcatccctttctctctccctaacaacaagacaatcagccacgttaagctaaagcaaatgagcctaataaaaattttatttgaaaaaaaaaaccctttaactgccatattgacggagctagggtggttctattgatttttattttatttgattttttaagaaatcgctcctccgaaaaatttgaaaatgtttaaagcattatggggaaggtttacaatttttttcaaaatttttgaagatatatttcttccattaaaaaataattgaaaatttaaaattatattttttccctcttccaattttcgcACCACccaggattttttagtgataaataaaaaatttttggacatgttaaagtggtatgttttcatatttttaaaaaatgtggaagaccacaatatttgattttttctaaaaaataaataacagtcgaccatgcgacCATCAAGTTATGTTAGAAtgaaaacgcatggtgctttgttctagtagtttatgtaaCTCAagtgcagggcttagaaatcaacgtAACGAAAAGGAagaaatgagtttcaacctttgcataatacaaacacgatcatacttcagGTACAATCTAGAatgctacaaagcaagaacttactggtatgtggtttatatatgaatggtagtaatacatgaacgtcgtgagtatcacacatatgaaattcggttacggcagtcgaGAATtagagcgggtgtcagtttttCACGTGCTGCTGATGGTGTAATggaagaataatgaaagaaagaatgaaaatttcgttaCATTTTCAAAAGTGACTGTATATATTTCGAtaattcgatagtgtttcatgaaatggtcaaatcgctTTGCActgtggggtctcgtacaatGCGGTACATTTCAATAAATGCATTGAGTTGAAACAACAGCTAATTACattttttcttattatcaaACTTAGCttacttaggctgtgaaccatttcgcggttaattttaacttttggttaaaatctgacactcgagtggttaatttgatgttgtcaaaaataaccctgctcgagagcatggttatttttgacagatcgatagttattttccaacactgaaaaaaatctcgcaatgGAAATTCTAATActgattctttagttgaaattatttccagtggaaaataaacccaaataactttccatccgtcaaattttgaaatgggccacagttttagtcaaatttaactactcgacaccaaataatcactcaagtgtcagattttaaccaaaagttaaaattaaccgtgaaatggttcacagccttagaattattgactgtatatttcatttaaataggaaattgaaagcacactttttttttattgatagtcgttggtagctgttctgatttaagcatttctgacaatatttccGCCGGTCTCACAtttctggataaaaaccgagtataaggaaaggtagtgaataatggcggccacgtgtgaacagcaaccaacagttctatttCCAATAGCGCATTCACAGCAAtggcgctggattcccaaatatccagtcgaatttgaCGTGTACTCGATATAACACTTGTAAGCTTTGAATAATGAAATACAACTTATTACGGGCCCaaatagcttttttgtgatctgtgtgtcttAATTAGGTCGAAAAATAACACATCACTTTTTTATATCTGtcgttgtttcaaattttagaataagtataaaaatataaaacgctctcagtctacaaaccatggaaaccatcataaagatatccgattgacgttttcaaacacaaaacttaaAGTTTATCTTCATcacacatttttccagaaaactaaaGACATtcctcgataacatatcttcatgataacttttgacactgtaacgaaattttcattctttctttcattattcttttcattcatatatgaaccaactaccagtaagttcttgcctTGTATCATTCTAGGTTGTACCTGAAGTATGATCgtatatgtattatgcaaaggttgaaacttATTCCCTCCTTTTCGTtaatttgatttctaagccctgcgcttgagttgcataaactactagaacaaagcaccactCATTTCCTTCTAACAGAATTTGATgaggacgcatggtcgactgttatttatttttttgaaaaaatcaaatattgtggtcgtccacatcttttaaaaatatgaaagcataccactttaacatgtccaaaaaattttttatctatcactaaaaaatccagggtggtgcaaaaattggaagagggaagaaatatgtttcaaaattttcaagtattttttaatggaagaaatacatcttcaaaaattttgaaaaaaattgtaaaccttccccataatgccttaaacataaccgatttttttaaatttttcggagtaacggtttcttcaaaaatcaaataaataaaaatcaatagaaccaccctagctccgtcaatatggcagttaaagggttgaaacttcgaaaaaattgtttccactctatgaactttcgaatgtggtataacaatatgaatttcctttgggggcagatttcacatgcttatcctgatATAGCCTTTAACATTTCTTTCCCCTACttttatgtacgagattcgatgcggactcgcctgagggcgccatgctggcaaaaaaagatgttgccaatgatttgttcaggaaatgtgagagctggatattttgttaatatgatgtctttgagtgCCTGTGGACTCtgtcttagattccacacggtaaaatCCATAGATTGTTAGAACTGAACAATCTATGGCTGTTACATATGGCTGCTGTCGTCTTGCGTTCCGGCTgctgatacttttttttttattccagatGGCCAAACCTTCGGGTAGTGTTGTGTCTTCCTCGAAGGATCCAGTACCTTCCACGAATTAATGTTCGAATGTTCGAAGGAAAGCAATGCTACACTATCTCGGGATTcccaaaatttaaaaacaaaatcaacgAGTTTtacatattttctgttacaaataaAACTTTGTCTGCCTTTTTCCTGTCAAATGATAAATACAGGCTACAGGCTTCCGGGATATGGAGTctctatttgaaataaagatTCGGTTCTGGGATATTTTCATAACAGTGTGTATTCTTTCATGTCATTAATCTAAACTTTTCTTCGTTCCACACAAAACTGCACATCAAAAATGTGTTACTGGGATTTTGTTGATTCTGGTGATTTACTGCTGCTGTCGTCTTGCGTCCCGGCAGCTGATGCTTTTTCTTTATTCCAGCTGGCCAAACCCTCGGGTAGTGTTGTGTCTTCCTCGAAGGATCCAGTACCTTCCACGAATTCTTCGTACGTAGATTTCTCCGGGAATGGCCTCTTTCCAAGCAGTTCAATCATATCGTCTCTACTCAATATCTCGTTCTTCAGTAGCCGCTCGGCAACCTTTTCCACGTCGGTTTTGTGCTCTTGCAGTAGTTCTTTCGTTCTCACGTACGCCTTGTCGATAAGCAGTCGTACCTCCTCGTCGATGAGTTGAGCCGTTTGTTCCGAGTACGGCTTAGAAAACATAGGATCGCCCGGCTGCGAACTATCGAAGCTAACCTGACCTACTTTTTTGTTCATGCCGAAGCGAGTGATCTAAAAATCAATAATAAAAGTTTGAAAAACATTCGAAGCATTTTATTGCGATTAGATTTACCTGAGCATATGCGCTATCGGTTATCTTTTTTAAGTCATCTTGAGCTCCAGTTGTAATTCTACCGAAGAAAAGTTCTTCCGAAACACGTCCGCCCAGTGTCatgcacattcgatcgaaaagctGTTCTGTCGATAAAAGGTACTGATCCTTTGGCAAATATTGGGCATAACCAAGACCTTTGCCTCGAGGAATTATTGATACCTTCAACAACGGATCCGAATGTTCAAGGAACCATCCGGAAACGGCATGACCAGCTTCATGGTAAGCGACTGTTCGTTTCTCATCCGGTGCCAGAACGTTGGTTTTTTTCTCCATACCGGCAATAACACGCTCGATTGCCTGTTCAAAGTGTTTCAAAATaatagtttcattcaaatcacgAGCGGCTATCAAAGCTGCTTCATTGCAAACATTTGCAATATCGGCACCGGTGAAACCAGGAGTCAATGCAGCCATTTTCCTCGATAAGTCCATCTTATCAAGATTGGTCTTTAGTGGACCCAAATGCACTTTGAAAATACTAGCCCGCCCCTTGATATCGGGAGCTGGAACGAAAATTTGCCTATCGAAGCGACCTGGTCGAAGAAGTGCTTTATCTAGAATATCCACTCTGTTCGTGGCTGCCAAAACCACGACATTCGTAGTCGTATTAAATCCATCCATTTCGACTAGCAGCTGGTTAAGTGTATTTTCCTGCTCGGAATGCCCGCCAAAACTTTTTCCACCACGTTTTCGACCGACCGCATCTATTTCGTCAATGAACAAGATACAGGGTGCATGCTTTCGAGCCATCGCAAACATGTCACGGACACGGGAAGGACCCACACCGACAAACATTTCCAGAAACTCTGAGCCGGACACAGTTATGAACGGGACATTCGCTTCACCAGCCGTTGCCTTGGCAAGTAGTGTTTTGCCTGTGCCGGGAGGGCCTGTCAGCATTGCACCCTTCGGGATTTTCGCGCCAAGATCGATGTATTGTTGGGGATTTTTAAGAAAGTTGACGAACTCCATAATTTCTATCTTAGCCTCTTCGCATCCGGCAACATCTCTGAAAGTATGAAGGATTATACATTGGTGCAGACGCATGGTGTTTTGCGTAGCTGACGGAAAACGCAACTATTTCTTATATTTTGGTAACTCACTTGAAACCAACAGCAATTTCGTTTGCATTAATAAGTTTTGCAGTTGATTGCATAACACCACCAAACAGGCCACCTCCCTTCATGCCTTTGCGACCGCCCATCATTTCAGACGAGCGCCGCATCATGTACACCAAGAAACCGATAATGAGCAACGTCGGCAGTATTCCAGTTAAGCTCGAAGCCTCAATCTCACTACGGTAGATCACTGGAACAAAATTAACCGGTTCAATGTTCATATCCGTCTGGGCGTTCTCCAGATTGCGCTCGAAAGAATCCACACTGCCAATGTTGAACCAAAGAGTACCCTACGACATTAAATTCGGTTATTGTTTGTGACGTAAATTGATGTAATGTTTACCGTTGAATCAGAAGCATTGCCTGGCGTTAATCGCACACGAACCCATTTTTTGTTAACAACTTCCAGTTTTTCCACAATGCCTCGTGCAAGATAGCTATAAATAAATTCGTTAAATGGTCTGTACCTTTAATAATTGGCACTCTCTGGCAGAAATTTAGATTTGGGTGATCTGCATTATTCAGAAAGTCCACACAGACAAAGTTTGTTGAAGTGAAAATGAAGTAAATTAGGTATAATTAGATAGGACCCTCTTAATCTAAATTTAGGCCGGACATATGTTAAACTTACTTGTTGACAAACTCCTTCCACGCTATTTCTTTGTAGCCCATTTCAAAATACGCTATAACTGAAATCAGTGCGACACCGGCCAAAGCACCGAATACCAGCATTTTTTCTTTATCGCCTCCATCACCACCAATTGGTCTACCGGCGCCACCACCCCCGCTACTTACACCTTTGCCTTTCGAAGTCTGTGGACCGAACATTCCCAAGTTCCAGTCGTTTTTGGGCGGTTGCTGGCTACCTTTTATGTTCGCCGATGATCCATGATCTGTCGAAGACTCTACAGCATCTTTGGTCGGTTTTGTAGAGCCTTCGCTGCTAGCAACTTTTTTACCGGATCcgggtttgaaatatttttcaaatcctTTTGGAGGCTTTTCGCAAAACAATTGTATTCTGTGCAGAAGCTCGTTCCAGATCTGATTTTTGTTGGTGTGCAGTTTGTTCAGGCTTCTAATAATCTAtgagaaatttaaataatattaTTGCAAGTTTAAGaattcaaaatgatgcaaaTACTGTAAACATTGCAAAATCAGAAACACATTAGTTATTTCTAACCTGGTCATAATCATTTGTATTGACGGTCCGGTATTGTCGATTTAAACCTGCAATAGTTGACTCCAACTTGCGAGCTGTCGTTAGCAAACGGTATGCCATTTCCTATCTCAATTATTTCTTGCTCAGGTGTGTAATAAATATGAAACATTCGTTCAAAATACTAACGATAAATACTCTCAATTCATTATATTTATTACACAACCTATCACTGTTATGCACAATGTACAGTGATAAAAGGTATGAAAATTTTCTTAGAACCCGTCATGTGCCGATGACATTCAACGAACTGTCAAAACAAAAAGCAGTTTATATCTGATGACGTGTTGCCCGATGAGAAGTTTTTTATATACACGGAACCGGAAAACTATCTAATTTTTAGTACTTTCTAACATTGAGCAGACATACATTAtactacactcagaaaaataagaTGGTAACAGCTATCATATGGGAGGTTAGTTTAACCATACgattatagtggttttcagcacaCAATAAAATCAGATG comes from Malaya genurostris strain Urasoe2022 chromosome 3, Malgen_1.1, whole genome shotgun sequence and encodes:
- the LOC131436336 gene encoding AFG3-like protein 2; this translates as MAYRLLTTARKLESTIAGLNRQYRTVNTNDYDQIIRSLNKLHTNKNQIWNELLHRIQLFCEKPPKGFEKYFKPGSGKKVASSEGSTKPTKDAVESSTDHGSSANIKGSQQPPKNDWNLGMFGPQTSKGKGVSSGGGGAGRPIGGDGGDKEKMLVFGALAGVALISVIAYFEMGYKEIAWKEFVNNYLARGIVEKLEVVNKKWVRVRLTPGNASDSTGTLWFNIGSVDSFERNLENAQTDMNIEPVNFVPVIYRSEIEASSLTGILPTLLIIGFLVYMMRRSSEMMGGRKGMKGGGLFGGVMQSTAKLINANEIAVGFKDVAGCEEAKIEIMEFVNFLKNPQQYIDLGAKIPKGAMLTGPPGTGKTLLAKATAGEANVPFITVSGSEFLEMFVGVGPSRVRDMFAMARKHAPCILFIDEIDAVGRKRGGKSFGGHSEQENTLNQLLVEMDGFNTTTNVVVLAATNRVDILDKALLRPGRFDRQIFVPAPDIKGRASIFKVHLGPLKTNLDKMDLSRKMAALTPGFTGADIANVCNEAALIAARDLNETIILKHFEQAIERVIAGMEKKTNVLAPDEKRTVAYHEAGHAVSGWFLEHSDPLLKVSIIPRGKGLGYAQYLPKDQYLLSTEQLFDRMCMTLGGRVSEELFFGRITTGAQDDLKKITDSAYAQITRFGMNKKVGQVSFDSSQPGDPMFSKPYSEQTAQLIDEEVRLLIDKAYVRTKELLQEHKTDVEKVAERLLKNEILSRDDMIELLGKRPFPEKSTYEEFVEGTGSFEEDTTLPEGLASWNKEKASAAGTQDDSSSKSPESTKSQ